One genomic window of Sphingopyxis sp. OPL5 includes the following:
- a CDS encoding FliH/SctL family protein has product MSDQSFAPTPLAQIMARDTGFRPLSFDPAARAREAVAAAEPVEVEPGEDPFATGLAEGQRLAEAGFAVEREQLLALVAGAQALQDEPSEELAQMIAETVERLVRQIVADASIDAEWLKEQAETAAALVAECDKARTLWVHPQDAALLMDCALTLPISADAAMVRGTVRIETSGGWIEHGRAVYLNELRAALGGESGAA; this is encoded by the coding sequence ATGTCTGACCAGAGCTTCGCCCCCACCCCGCTCGCGCAGATCATGGCGCGCGACACCGGCTTTCGTCCGCTGTCGTTCGACCCGGCCGCGCGTGCCCGCGAAGCCGTGGCTGCCGCAGAACCGGTCGAGGTCGAGCCGGGCGAGGATCCCTTCGCCACGGGTCTCGCCGAAGGTCAGCGCCTTGCCGAGGCGGGCTTCGCGGTCGAACGCGAACAATTGCTCGCGCTGGTCGCGGGCGCCCAGGCCCTGCAGGACGAACCCAGCGAGGAACTGGCGCAGATGATCGCCGAGACCGTCGAGCGGCTGGTCCGCCAGATCGTCGCCGACGCGTCGATCGATGCCGAGTGGCTGAAGGAACAAGCCGAAACCGCCGCGGCGCTGGTCGCCGAATGCGACAAGGCGCGCACCCTTTGGGTCCACCCCCAGGACGCGGCGCTGCTGATGGACTGCGCGCTCACGCTGCCGATCTCCGCCGACGCGGCGATGGTCCGCGGCACTGTCCGCATCGAAACTTCGGGCGGCTGGATCGAGCATGGCCGCGCCGTCTATCTGAATGAACTCCGCGCCGCGCTCGGCGGCGAAAGCGGTGCCGCATGA
- a CDS encoding FliI/YscN family ATPase produces the protein MTRRMAMTAQQLLAPVDLGKASPRRIGTLVAHEGIMLEVSGFPQPLGSNVRIKSADNDYVYGEVVGFRGHRSLVLPFDMNKPLVTGAPVEPHGASSMVPVGKALLGRIMDAQGNPLDGRPPVKSQFLWPLAGRKVNPLRRGRVTKALNMGVRAINGLLTVGEGQRVAIIAGSGVGKSVLMGQMIAGTECDVIVVGLIGERSREVSDFVETKLPPEVRKKSVVVAVPADHPPLLRLRAAMRATAIAEAFRDEGKKVLLLIDSLTRVAHAQREIGLTLGEPPTMKGYPPSVFALIPSLCERAGIDKETGGSVTALYTVLADGGDIDDPVVDSARAIVDGHIILSRTMAEQGVYPAIDVARSLSRTMVDSVDAEHSAAAARFRQLWSAYEENRDLMLMGAYVAGGDPVLDEAIARRADQLAYVSQPAKAQVDFQTSRQSLVEGYIA, from the coding sequence ATGACCCGCCGCATGGCCATGACCGCGCAGCAATTGCTCGCCCCCGTCGACCTCGGCAAGGCGAGCCCGCGCCGCATCGGCACGCTTGTCGCGCACGAAGGCATCATGCTCGAGGTGTCCGGTTTCCCGCAGCCTTTGGGCAGCAACGTCCGCATCAAGTCGGCGGACAACGACTATGTCTATGGCGAAGTGGTCGGCTTTCGCGGCCACCGCAGCCTCGTCCTCCCCTTCGACATGAACAAGCCGCTGGTCACCGGCGCGCCGGTCGAACCGCATGGCGCCTCGTCGATGGTCCCCGTCGGCAAGGCTTTGCTCGGCCGCATCATGGACGCGCAGGGCAATCCGCTCGACGGCCGCCCGCCGGTCAAGTCGCAATTCCTGTGGCCGCTCGCCGGGCGCAAGGTCAATCCGCTGCGCCGCGGCCGCGTGACCAAGGCGCTCAACATGGGCGTGCGTGCGATCAACGGGCTGCTCACCGTCGGCGAAGGCCAGCGCGTCGCGATCATCGCGGGTTCGGGCGTCGGCAAGTCGGTGCTGATGGGCCAGATGATCGCGGGCACGGAATGCGACGTCATCGTCGTCGGCCTGATCGGCGAGCGCAGCCGCGAAGTCAGCGACTTCGTCGAAACCAAGCTGCCCCCCGAGGTCCGCAAGAAGTCGGTCGTCGTCGCGGTTCCCGCCGACCATCCGCCGCTGCTCCGCCTGCGCGCCGCGATGCGCGCCACCGCGATCGCCGAGGCGTTTCGCGACGAGGGCAAGAAGGTGCTGCTGCTGATCGACAGCCTGACCCGCGTCGCGCATGCGCAGCGCGAGATCGGCCTGACGCTGGGCGAACCGCCGACGATGAAGGGCTATCCGCCCTCGGTCTTCGCGCTGATCCCCTCGCTGTGCGAACGCGCCGGCATCGACAAGGAAACCGGCGGGTCGGTCACCGCGCTCTATACCGTGCTCGCCGACGGCGGCGACATCGACGATCCTGTCGTCGACAGCGCCCGCGCCATCGTCGACGGCCATATCATCCTGTCGCGCACCATGGCCGAACAGGGCGTCTATCCCGCGATCGACGTCGCCCGCTCGCTGTCGCGGACGATGGTCGACTCGGTCGATGCCGAGCACAGCGCCGCCGCTGCACGCTTCCGCCAGCTGTGGTCGGCGTATGAAGAGAATCGCGACCTGATGCTGATGGGCGCTTACGTCGCCGGCGGCGATCCGGTGCTCGACGAAGCCATCGCCCGCCGCGCCGACCAGCTCGCCTATGTGTCGCAGCCGGCCAAGGCCCAAGTCGATTTTCAAACCTCCCGCCAGTCACTCGTTGAAGGATATATTGCATGA
- a CDS encoding flagellar hook-length control protein FliK — protein MMATLPQTSTPALPSLLAALAPAQAVGAGEGGAFEQLVAQQAPSAAVATAPVLSAVPATLAPAPLAAVDAPSAQPAPVVAAPGKPARPIAAEPELADADETSGKVPAPTADARPATDKAVVAANELLATLAHFTAAAPKSAVAKPVAGAKGETETGEEGEAVTDAAPVATMLPAQPAVETRAAAKPAVETAPVAPRRDETPALPMAAPKAHDAAPVPVAASAAETLAVRPAAEPSMTVLFAQPATQAGAVAEAAKPVVIAERVLDLTSDDAWIEQLASDIAATKSAANDVSFRLMPRHLGRLDVSMMMGDDGVSLKLDTQHEATATIVTAAQVRLVDDLRQQGVRVAETQVTHTPTDAGRQSQQGQGRSPAQDAAHLIETATAHDARPETRDQERSGDRRSRFA, from the coding sequence ATGATGGCCACCTTGCCGCAGACCTCGACCCCGGCACTGCCCTCGCTGCTCGCGGCGCTCGCCCCGGCGCAGGCTGTCGGCGCGGGCGAAGGCGGCGCATTCGAGCAACTCGTCGCGCAGCAGGCGCCGAGCGCGGCTGTCGCGACCGCCCCGGTCCTGTCGGCCGTCCCCGCCACCCTGGCTCCGGCCCCGCTCGCGGCGGTCGATGCACCAAGCGCCCAGCCCGCGCCCGTCGTCGCCGCTCCCGGCAAGCCCGCGCGCCCGATCGCCGCCGAGCCCGAGCTCGCCGACGCCGACGAAACCAGCGGCAAGGTCCCGGCGCCGACCGCCGACGCCCGCCCCGCCACGGACAAGGCGGTGGTCGCGGCGAACGAATTGCTCGCGACGCTCGCCCACTTCACCGCCGCCGCTCCCAAGTCGGCGGTTGCCAAACCGGTCGCCGGAGCCAAGGGCGAAACCGAAACCGGCGAAGAGGGTGAAGCCGTCACCGACGCCGCGCCGGTCGCCACGATGCTGCCGGCGCAACCGGCGGTCGAGACCCGCGCCGCCGCCAAGCCCGCAGTCGAAACGGCCCCGGTCGCGCCGCGCCGCGACGAGACTCCCGCGCTGCCGATGGCCGCGCCCAAGGCGCACGACGCCGCGCCGGTCCCGGTCGCCGCCTCCGCCGCCGAAACGCTGGCCGTAAGGCCCGCCGCCGAACCGTCGATGACCGTGCTGTTCGCCCAGCCCGCGACGCAGGCCGGTGCGGTCGCCGAAGCCGCCAAGCCCGTCGTCATCGCCGAGCGCGTGCTCGACCTGACCAGCGACGATGCCTGGATCGAACAGCTCGCGTCGGACATCGCCGCGACCAAATCGGCGGCGAACGACGTCAGTTTCCGCCTGATGCCGCGCCACCTCGGCCGACTCGACGTGTCGATGATGATGGGCGACGACGGCGTCTCGCTGAAGCTCGACACCCAGCATGAAGCGACCGCGACGATCGTCACCGCGGCGCAGGTCCGCCTCGTCGACGACCTCCGCCAGCAGGGCGTGCGCGTCGCCGAGACGCAGGTGACCCACACGCCGACCGACGCCGGACGCCAGTCGCAACAGGGCCAGGGTCGCAGCCCGGCGCAGGATGCGGCGCATCTGATCGAAACCGCCACCGCGCATGACGCGCGCCCCGAAACCCGTGACCAAGAGCGCAGCGGCGACCGCCGCAGCCGCTTCGCCTGA
- the fliL gene encoding flagellar basal body-associated protein FliL, whose amino-acid sequence MSKDKTDAPAPKKGKMKKLLMITVGAVVLIGAGAGVGMYFGVGMAAHAAKPEDHYPKLVVRDPSAEPAAKGEGDEAPAPKVGTVSVPNDKFKVDPRKYEITYVPIAQSFTTNLADGSGFLQIGISLSTFYDGKVVANVARQDVPIRSAVLMVLAEQDPALLSTSHGKQQLQRQLTGAINQVLRDKEGFGGIDNVYFTSLVIQ is encoded by the coding sequence ATGAGCAAGGACAAGACCGACGCCCCCGCACCCAAGAAGGGCAAGATGAAGAAGCTGCTGATGATCACCGTCGGCGCCGTGGTGCTGATCGGCGCCGGGGCGGGCGTGGGCATGTATTTCGGTGTCGGCATGGCCGCGCATGCCGCGAAGCCCGAGGATCATTATCCCAAGCTGGTCGTGCGCGATCCCTCGGCCGAACCCGCCGCCAAGGGCGAAGGCGACGAAGCCCCGGCGCCGAAGGTCGGTACCGTTTCGGTCCCGAACGACAAGTTCAAGGTCGATCCGCGCAAATATGAGATCACCTATGTTCCGATCGCCCAGAGCTTCACGACCAACCTCGCCGACGGGTCGGGCTTCCTGCAGATCGGGATCAGCCTGTCGACCTTTTACGACGGCAAGGTCGTCGCCAACGTCGCGCGCCAGGACGTCCCGATCCGTTCGGCGGTGCTGATGGTGCTTGCCGAGCAGGATCCGGCGCTGCTGTCCACTTCGCACGGCAAGCAGCAGCTGCAGCGCCAGCTGACCGGCGCGATCAACCAGGTGCTGCGCGACAAGGAAGGGTTCGGCGGCATCGACAATGTCTATTTCACGAGCCTGGTGATCCAGTGA
- a CDS encoding FliM/FliN family flagellar motor switch protein encodes MTTKSNPFKAPKAPAAKPAPEAPADDARASLLLRKAEGGYAFPLLDSVANQFARSLRDLVRALGAPTVQVEREAAEVVRFADWTKASAPAIFWRYHAPPLKGPILLAGGRPLILQLVDIFYGGKGQLGAEREELTDAEERFAARLGRDMGLQLTAAWGDKLAIAPELDCVTGDPAKLAAVRADDELLVQRFTLRGGKLDGRTITCAYPVAALRGIAGAEPAPEARETSPADAAWAATLGSALKSVRLPVRSVLARPEISLVKLLGLEVGDIIPLTIPRNVPVTVAGRSFAVGSIGEANGNAAIMIEHIEKGSDHE; translated from the coding sequence GTGACCACGAAGAGCAATCCCTTCAAGGCGCCGAAAGCGCCGGCCGCGAAGCCCGCACCCGAAGCCCCGGCGGACGACGCCAGGGCGTCGCTGCTGCTGCGCAAGGCCGAGGGCGGCTATGCCTTTCCGCTGCTCGACAGCGTCGCGAACCAGTTCGCGCGCAGCCTGCGCGACCTCGTCCGCGCGCTCGGCGCCCCGACGGTGCAGGTCGAGCGCGAGGCCGCCGAGGTCGTGCGCTTCGCCGACTGGACCAAGGCGTCGGCGCCGGCGATCTTCTGGCGCTATCACGCGCCGCCACTGAAGGGTCCGATCCTGCTCGCCGGCGGACGTCCGCTGATCCTCCAGCTCGTCGACATCTTCTATGGCGGCAAGGGACAGCTCGGCGCCGAACGCGAAGAACTGACCGACGCCGAAGAGCGTTTCGCCGCGCGGCTCGGCCGCGACATGGGGCTGCAACTGACCGCCGCCTGGGGCGACAAGCTGGCGATCGCGCCCGAACTCGACTGCGTCACCGGCGATCCCGCCAAGCTCGCCGCGGTGCGCGCCGACGACGAACTGCTCGTCCAGCGCTTCACGCTGCGCGGCGGAAAGCTCGACGGCCGCACCATCACCTGCGCCTATCCCGTCGCGGCGCTGCGCGGCATCGCGGGCGCCGAACCCGCCCCCGAAGCGCGCGAAACCAGCCCCGCCGATGCGGCCTGGGCAGCGACGCTGGGCAGCGCGCTCAAGAGTGTGCGCCTTCCGGTGCGCTCGGTTCTGGCCCGTCCGGAAATTTCTTTGGTCAAACTGCTCGGTTTGGAGGTCGGTGATATCATTCCGTTAACCATTCCGCGCAATGTTCCGGTAACCGTCGCCGGCCGCAGTTTCGCGGTCGGCAGCATCGGCGAAGCCAATGGGAATGCAGCCATAATGATCGAGCATATCGAAAAAGGATCGGATCATGAGTGA
- the fliN gene encoding flagellar motor switch protein FliN, with protein sequence MSDMSEGAGRRDRRDAKDMAMAPNFDLLAGVSLRVSVEVGSTSMTLADLLAMSEGSVVELDRAANELLDIYANGTLIARGEIVNVDGRYGIQVAEVVAPDRGLAGFDRRA encoded by the coding sequence ATGAGTGACATGAGCGAAGGCGCCGGTCGCCGCGATCGCCGCGACGCCAAGGATATGGCGATGGCGCCCAATTTCGACCTGCTCGCGGGGGTCTCGCTGCGCGTTTCGGTCGAGGTCGGATCGACGAGCATGACGCTCGCCGACCTGCTCGCGATGTCCGAGGGCAGCGTCGTCGAACTCGACCGCGCCGCGAACGAACTGCTCGACATCTATGCCAATGGCACGCTGATCGCGCGCGGCGAGATCGTCAACGTCGACGGCCGTTACGGTATCCAGGTCGCCGAAGTGGTCGCCCCCGACCGCGGCCTCGCCGGTTTCGACCGGAGGGCCTGA
- a CDS encoding flagellar biosynthetic protein FliO — protein MFEYILRLLILLPLVGGMAWGSLWLWKKVQMGTLQLPGQGAKRTRAIEMIDVLPLGPGTKLTVVEFAGQRILLSVSRGAVTRLADNSQGDFHVD, from the coding sequence ATGTTCGAATATATCCTGCGCCTGCTGATCCTGCTGCCGCTCGTCGGCGGCATGGCGTGGGGCAGCCTGTGGCTGTGGAAAAAGGTCCAGATGGGGACGCTCCAGCTGCCCGGGCAGGGCGCGAAACGGACGCGCGCGATCGAGATGATCGATGTGCTGCCGCTGGGTCCCGGAACCAAGCTGACCGTCGTCGAATTCGCCGGCCAGCGCATCCTGCTGTCGGTATCGCGCGGGGCGGTCACCCGCCTCGCCGACAACAGCCAGGGCGATTTCCATGTCGACTAG
- the fliP gene encoding flagellar type III secretion system pore protein FliP (The bacterial flagellar biogenesis protein FliP forms a type III secretion system (T3SS)-type pore required for flagellar assembly.): MSTRTNWLRAAAIAGGVALLVAAPAAYAQEANGLSRAVNELGGDGRPLSLSLQILVLMSLLTVLPSLLLMMTSFTRIIIVLSILRHALGLQQTPPNQVLVGLSLFLSLFVMAPVITEVNRVAIEPYGQEQIDIGVAVSRSGDALHGFMLTQTRKSDLMMFAKIAKAPSYASPKDVPFSILLPAFVTSELKTAFQIGFLIFLPFLIIDLIVASALMSLGMMMLSPTIISMPFKLLLFVLVDGWALTMGSLAASFGT; encoded by the coding sequence ATGTCGACTAGGACGAACTGGCTGCGTGCGGCGGCGATCGCCGGCGGCGTCGCGCTGCTCGTCGCGGCGCCCGCGGCCTATGCGCAGGAGGCCAATGGCCTCAGCCGCGCGGTGAACGAACTCGGCGGCGATGGCCGCCCGCTGTCGTTGTCGCTCCAGATCCTCGTCCTGATGAGCCTGCTGACGGTGCTGCCGTCGCTGCTGCTCATGATGACCAGCTTCACCCGCATCATCATCGTGCTGTCGATCCTGCGCCACGCGCTCGGGCTGCAACAGACGCCGCCGAACCAGGTGCTCGTGGGCCTCAGCCTGTTCCTGTCGCTGTTCGTGATGGCGCCGGTGATCACCGAGGTGAACCGCGTCGCGATCGAGCCCTATGGCCAGGAACAGATCGACATCGGCGTCGCGGTGTCGCGGTCGGGCGACGCGCTGCATGGCTTCATGCTGACCCAGACGCGCAAGTCCGACCTGATGATGTTCGCCAAGATCGCCAAAGCACCGAGCTATGCGAGTCCGAAGGACGTGCCCTTCTCGATCCTGCTGCCCGCTTTTGTCACCAGCGAACTCAAGACCGCGTTCCAGATCGGCTTCCTGATCTTCCTGCCCTTCCTGATCATCGACCTGATCGTCGCCTCGGCCTTGATGTCGCTGGGTATGATGATGCTGTCGCCAACAATCATATCCATGCCTTTCAAGCTGTTGCTCTTCGTCCTTGTCGACGGATGGGCGCTGACGATGGGCTCGCTCGCCGCCTCCTTCGGCACTTAG
- a CDS encoding flagellar biosynthetic protein FliQ has translation MEADYFIGVAQQSLWILALATAPLLIPILVIGVLLGMVQAATSINEQTLTFVPKLIVAAVCLAIFGGSILVLLTDFTREIFAQIPTLVR, from the coding sequence GTGGAAGCAGATTATTTCATCGGGGTGGCGCAGCAGTCGCTGTGGATCCTCGCGCTCGCCACCGCGCCATTGCTGATCCCGATCCTGGTGATCGGGGTGCTGCTTGGCATGGTGCAAGCGGCAACGTCGATCAACGAACAGACGTTGACCTTCGTCCCCAAGCTGATCGTCGCCGCAGTCTGCCTTGCGATCTTCGGCGGCAGCATCCTGGTGCTGCTCACCGATTTCACCCGCGAGATTTTCGCGCAGATCCCGACGCTCGTCCGATAA
- the fliR gene encoding flagellar biosynthetic protein FliR, whose protein sequence is MNPADIPNVEAMLQLWMLGMIRPGACFLAAPVFGATNVPIQLRLVIALAVGVPAVAASGMTLPPEGIVSVPGFLLVIGEVVIGLAMGFVLQMGLAAALIAGEAISNAMGLGFASMIDPLSGSSSSAIGQFLSMLATAIFLAADGHLVLISIIVDSYNALPPGNAFPSYETIGGILRFGSLMFAAGLTIALPVGFVLILVQIIMGVIGRSAPALNLFAVGIPATLLAGVVLLGVATPVMAEGLAHILSDALDAARMVAGT, encoded by the coding sequence ATGAACCCCGCCGACATCCCGAATGTGGAGGCGATGCTGCAGCTGTGGATGCTCGGCATGATCCGCCCCGGCGCCTGCTTCCTGGCGGCGCCGGTGTTCGGCGCGACCAACGTGCCCATCCAGCTCCGTCTCGTCATCGCGCTCGCGGTCGGCGTGCCCGCGGTCGCCGCATCGGGGATGACGCTGCCGCCCGAGGGGATCGTGTCGGTCCCGGGGTTCCTGCTGGTCATCGGCGAGGTCGTGATCGGGCTTGCGATGGGATTCGTGCTCCAGATGGGGCTCGCCGCGGCGTTGATCGCGGGTGAGGCGATCAGCAACGCGATGGGTCTCGGCTTCGCGTCGATGATCGATCCGCTGAGCGGGTCCTCGAGCTCGGCGATCGGGCAGTTCCTGTCGATGCTCGCGACCGCGATCTTCCTCGCCGCCGACGGCCATCTGGTGCTGATCTCGATCATCGTCGACAGCTATAATGCCCTGCCGCCGGGCAACGCCTTTCCTTCCTATGAGACGATCGGGGGCATCCTGCGCTTCGGCAGCCTGATGTTCGCCGCGGGGCTGACGATCGCCCTGCCCGTGGGCTTCGTGCTGATCCTGGTCCAGATCATCATGGGCGTGATCGGGCGGTCGGCGCCCGCGCTCAACCTGTTCGCGGTCGGCATCCCGGCGACGCTGCTCGCCGGCGTCGTGCTGCTCGGCGTCGCGACCCCGGTGATGGCCGAGGGTCTCGCACATATCCTGTCCGACGCGCTCGACGCCGCGCGCATGGTCGCGGGGACCTGA
- the flhB gene encoding flagellar type III secretion system protein FlhB — translation MAGQTEKDQKTEQPTPKKLADSARDGDVLQSRELATALMMLVAAGWLIAAGGWFVRSAGDLLSRGLTIDHRDIADFAPGEALLRNGVELLLPLASLFAAALLAAIAGPGLLGSLGWRGKSLEFKGNRMNPMSGLKRMFGAQGATELGKALAKVALLGSIGYWLVAKNLPAILHMASSDLHSAVGLAGQAIGHAVLVMAGGLVVIALIDVPTQWYQRNRRLMMSKQEIKDEMRQSDGAPELKQAQRQRAHEMLSGSARKAVSEATVILTNPTHFSVALRYRPGIDAAPVVVARGRGDVALAIRELARGTDVPILEYPQLARAIYFTARAGRVIPEELFVAVATILAFVFRLERAVAEGMAQPAVDVPVSHHFDADGRKQG, via the coding sequence ATGGCCGGACAGACCGAAAAGGACCAGAAAACCGAACAGCCGACGCCGAAGAAGCTCGCCGATTCGGCGCGCGACGGCGACGTGCTGCAGTCGCGCGAACTGGCGACGGCGCTGATGATGCTCGTCGCGGCGGGCTGGCTGATCGCGGCGGGCGGCTGGTTCGTGCGCTCGGCGGGCGACCTGCTGTCGCGCGGGCTGACCATCGACCACCGCGACATCGCCGATTTTGCGCCGGGCGAAGCACTGCTGCGCAACGGGGTCGAGCTGCTGTTGCCGCTCGCCAGCCTGTTCGCCGCAGCGCTGCTCGCCGCGATCGCCGGGCCGGGCCTGCTCGGCTCGCTCGGCTGGCGCGGCAAATCGCTCGAATTCAAGGGTAACCGCATGAACCCGATGAGCGGGCTCAAGCGCATGTTCGGCGCGCAGGGCGCGACCGAACTGGGCAAGGCGCTCGCCAAGGTCGCCCTGCTCGGCAGCATCGGTTACTGGCTGGTCGCCAAGAACCTGCCCGCGATCCTGCACATGGCGTCGAGCGACCTGCACAGCGCGGTCGGGCTTGCGGGGCAAGCGATCGGCCATGCGGTGCTGGTGATGGCCGGTGGACTGGTCGTCATCGCGCTGATCGACGTTCCCACGCAATGGTATCAGCGCAACCGCCGCCTGATGATGAGCAAGCAGGAAATCAAGGACGAGATGCGCCAGTCCGACGGCGCCCCCGAACTCAAGCAGGCGCAGCGCCAGCGCGCGCACGAGATGCTGAGCGGGTCGGCGCGCAAGGCGGTGTCCGAGGCGACGGTGATCCTGACCAACCCGACCCATTTCTCGGTCGCGCTGCGGTACCGCCCCGGCATCGATGCGGCGCCGGTCGTCGTCGCGCGCGGGCGTGGCGACGTCGCGCTGGCGATTCGCGAACTCGCGCGCGGCACCGATGTGCCGATCCTCGAATATCCGCAGCTGGCGCGCGCGATTTACTTCACCGCGCGCGCCGGGCGCGTGATCCCGGAGGAATTGTTCGTCGCGGTCGCAACGATCCTGGCCTTCGTCTTCCGCCTTGAGCGCGCAGTCGCCGAGGGGATGGCGCAGCCGGCGGTCGACGTGCCGGTGTCGCATCACTTCGATGCGGATGGACGCAAGCAGGGCTGA
- the fliD gene encoding flagellar filament capping protein FliD: MVSSIANSLGFGSGIDTKQLVTDLAAASRAPKVERVTLLAKQNNAKISALAQARSNLEGFADSLGQMVSDGTLRSTPTVSDDSVLSATSRAGLSADSFAATIEVTQLARAQTVYSGIVADKSAAIGAGTMTLTVGGVAKTITIGTANNSLDGLVNAINASGAGVTASLVADEGGHRMILKGPSGEANGFTLETATPELAGFAYGSGGGMTLGQSATNAQFTIDGVAFSRASNIVDDVVPGMSLTLKKAAPGQPVDIGASRPLDMIKQTVSDFVDVYNQLKKSLASASSMSGATTGLRELERELQALVGKVLTSNSGINKLSDIGIGSTRDGLLSLDTAKLDKALATNAGAVEALFNPRRDATHNETSDPGIAFALDAIRDKAIATDGVMDRVSKSLAAKSEALAETLEKIEQREESYAARLEKQFGGLDAKLAAFKATQSYLEQQIEMWNNQNKN, from the coding sequence ATGGTCAGTTCAATCGCCAACAGCCTCGGTTTCGGATCGGGGATCGACACCAAGCAATTGGTCACCGACCTCGCCGCGGCGTCGCGCGCGCCCAAGGTCGAGCGCGTCACCCTGCTGGCCAAGCAGAATAATGCCAAGATCAGCGCGCTGGCGCAGGCGCGATCGAACCTCGAAGGCTTTGCCGACTCGCTGGGCCAGATGGTGTCCGACGGCACGCTGCGCAGCACCCCCACCGTCTCCGACGACAGCGTCCTCAGCGCCACGTCGCGCGCCGGTCTGTCGGCCGACAGCTTCGCCGCGACGATCGAGGTGACCCAGCTCGCGCGCGCACAGACCGTCTATTCGGGCATCGTCGCCGACAAGAGCGCGGCGATCGGCGCCGGCACGATGACGCTGACCGTCGGCGGGGTCGCCAAGACGATCACCATCGGCACCGCGAACAACAGCCTCGACGGCCTGGTCAATGCGATCAACGCCAGCGGCGCCGGGGTCACCGCCTCGCTCGTCGCCGACGAGGGCGGCCACCGCATGATTTTGAAAGGCCCGAGCGGCGAGGCGAACGGCTTCACGCTGGAAACCGCCACCCCCGAACTCGCCGGTTTCGCTTATGGCTCGGGCGGCGGCATGACGCTCGGCCAATCGGCGACCAATGCCCAATTCACTATTGACGGCGTCGCCTTCAGCCGCGCGAGCAACATCGTCGACGATGTCGTGCCCGGCATGTCGCTGACGCTCAAGAAAGCGGCGCCGGGGCAACCGGTCGACATCGGCGCGAGCCGGCCGCTCGACATGATCAAGCAGACGGTCAGCGATTTCGTCGACGTCTATAACCAGCTCAAGAAAAGCCTCGCCTCGGCATCGAGCATGTCCGGCGCGACGACGGGCCTGCGCGAGCTCGAACGCGAATTGCAGGCGCTGGTCGGCAAGGTGCTGACCAGCAACAGCGGTATCAACAAGCTGAGCGACATCGGCATCGGATCGACCCGCGACGGCCTGCTCTCACTCGACACCGCGAAGCTCGACAAGGCGCTCGCGACGAATGCCGGCGCCGTGGAGGCGCTGTTCAATCCCCGCCGCGACGCGACGCATAACGAGACCAGCGATCCGGGCATCGCTTTCGCGCTCGACGCGATCCGCGACAAGGCGATCGCGACCGACGGGGTGATGGATCGCGTCTCCAAATCGCTCGCCGCAAAAAGCGAGGCGCTCGCCGAGACGCTCGAAAAAATCGAACAGCGCGAGGAATCCTACGCTGCACGGCTCGAAAAGCAGTTCGGCGGCCTTGATGCCAAGCTCGCGGCTTTCAAGGCGACCCAATCCTATCTCGAACAGCAGATCGAGATGTGGAACAACCAGAACAAGAATTAA
- the fliS gene encoding flagellar export chaperone FliS — MAATASTVRATGQYRRMQSESRAAGADPVELVTMLYDELEIAIGVLAAMVRQGQPISATEPAHRARAILIGLDAGLDHKAGGDVAGALSRVYSSMRRKLDKAVAANSDADLDELLEGVKTVSGAWRQLR, encoded by the coding sequence ATGGCAGCCACCGCCTCCACGGTCCGCGCGACCGGCCAGTACCGCCGCATGCAGAGCGAAAGCCGCGCGGCCGGCGCCGACCCGGTCGAACTGGTCACCATGCTCTACGACGAGTTGGAGATCGCGATCGGCGTGCTCGCCGCGATGGTGCGGCAGGGCCAGCCGATTTCGGCCACCGAACCCGCACACCGCGCGCGCGCGATCCTGATCGGGCTCGACGCCGGGCTCGACCACAAAGCCGGCGGCGACGTCGCGGGCGCGCTGTCGCGGGTTTACAGCAGCATGCGCCGCAAGCTCGACAAGGCGGTGGCCGCGAACAGCGACGCGGACCTGGATGAGCTGCTGGAAGGCGTGAAGACCGTGAGCGGGGCGTGGCGGCAGCTCAGGTAA